From Rhodamnia argentea isolate NSW1041297 chromosome 10, ASM2092103v1, whole genome shotgun sequence, a single genomic window includes:
- the LOC115739140 gene encoding thymidylate kinase isoform X2 translates to MEKGQYNCLNGGSSESRGALIVLEGLDRSGKSSQSMRLLSFLEGLGHSTELWRFPDRTTSIGQMISSYLSNESQLDDYTTHLLFSANRWEKRSLMEKKLKSGTTLIVDRYSYSGIAFSSAKGLDFEWCKAPEIGLLAPDLVFYLDIPPEKAAERGGYGGERYEKLEFQRKVGKSYHALRDASWKIVDALLPMEDIAKQMQEIAINCVLECQKGKRLSHLWSC, encoded by the exons ATGGAGAAGGGTCAGTATAACTGCCTAAACGGGGGCAGCAGTGAGTCAAGAGGTGCTCTTATTGTTCTAGAAGGTTTGGATCGCAGCGGTAAGAGTTCGCAGTCAATGAGGCTGCTTTCTTTCTTGGAGGGACTGGGGCATTCGACTGAACTGTGGCGATTTCCGGACAGAACTACAAGCATTGGTCAGATGATATCATCCTACCTCTCTAATGAATCGCAGTTAGATGACTACACGACGCATCTTCTCTTCAGTGCTAACAGATGGGAGAAGAG AtctttgatggaaaaaaaactGAAATCTGGGACCACCCTCATTGTTGACCGATATTCATACTCTGGCATTGCTTTTTCATCTGCCAAAGGACTTGATTTCGAATGGTGCAAG gCACCAGAGATTGGTTTGTTGGCCCCAGATTTGGTCTTCTATCTGGACATACCACCTGAG aaaGCTGCAGAGAGAGGAGGATATGGAGGTGAGAGGTATGAGAAACTTGAGTTTCAAAGGAAGGTTGGTAAAAGCTACCATGCTCTGCGTGATGCCTCCTGGAAG ATTGTAGATGCTCTGTTACCAATGGAAGATATAGCAAAACAGATGCAGGAGATCGCGATCAATTGTGTCTTGGAATGTCAAAAAGGCAAACGCCTTTCACATCTATGGTCATGTTGA
- the LOC115739140 gene encoding thymidylate kinase isoform X1, whose translation MNHACHFIATKSITIGAVAAKKSFIISPKFSRQSCIREIRMEKGQYNCLNGGSSESRGALIVLEGLDRSGKSSQSMRLLSFLEGLGHSTELWRFPDRTTSIGQMISSYLSNESQLDDYTTHLLFSANRWEKRSLMEKKLKSGTTLIVDRYSYSGIAFSSAKGLDFEWCKAPEIGLLAPDLVFYLDIPPEKAAERGGYGGERYEKLEFQRKVGKSYHALRDASWKIVDALLPMEDIAKQMQEIAINCVLECQKGKRLSHLWSC comes from the exons ATGAACCATGCTTGCCATTTCATAGCTACTAAGTCCAT AACCATTGGTGCTGTAGCTGCCAAGAAGTCATTCATTATTTCACCGAAGTTTTCTCGGCAGTCTTGCATCCGGGAGATTAGAATGGAGAAGGGTCAGTATAACTGCCTAAACGGGGGCAGCAGTGAGTCAAGAGGTGCTCTTATTGTTCTAGAAGGTTTGGATCGCAGCGGTAAGAGTTCGCAGTCAATGAGGCTGCTTTCTTTCTTGGAGGGACTGGGGCATTCGACTGAACTGTGGCGATTTCCGGACAGAACTACAAGCATTGGTCAGATGATATCATCCTACCTCTCTAATGAATCGCAGTTAGATGACTACACGACGCATCTTCTCTTCAGTGCTAACAGATGGGAGAAGAG AtctttgatggaaaaaaaactGAAATCTGGGACCACCCTCATTGTTGACCGATATTCATACTCTGGCATTGCTTTTTCATCTGCCAAAGGACTTGATTTCGAATGGTGCAAG gCACCAGAGATTGGTTTGTTGGCCCCAGATTTGGTCTTCTATCTGGACATACCACCTGAG aaaGCTGCAGAGAGAGGAGGATATGGAGGTGAGAGGTATGAGAAACTTGAGTTTCAAAGGAAGGTTGGTAAAAGCTACCATGCTCTGCGTGATGCCTCCTGGAAG ATTGTAGATGCTCTGTTACCAATGGAAGATATAGCAAAACAGATGCAGGAGATCGCGATCAATTGTGTCTTGGAATGTCAAAAAGGCAAACGCCTTTCACATCTATGGTCATGTTGA
- the LOC115739127 gene encoding zinc finger protein CONSTANS-LIKE 9-like, with amino-acid sequence MGYICEFCGEQRSMVYCRSDAACLCLSCDRNVHSANALSRRHSRTLLCERCNSQPAVVRCAEERVSLCQNCDWIGHGASTSASTHKRQTLNCYSGCPSAAELSSIWSFVLDFPSAGESTCEKGMGLMSIAEDGENAACIPPKDSSSQDVSVCADVEAGKANVWVGSSSLPERRSVSQNMGQQAASASMATPKVCIPITKSPGLFEDDRFFEDFNMDEVDLDLENYEELFGVALTNSELLFENGGIESLFGTKEMSAADSNCQGPAVAEGSSSGYAIQPACSVASAESMMSSKTEPIICFSTRQPHSNLSFSGLIGENSAGDYQDCGASSMLLMGEPPWCAPGPENSFTSASRSNAVMRYKEKKKTRKFEKKVRYASRKARADVRRRVKGRFVKAGDVYDYDPLSQTRSY; translated from the exons ATGGGTTACATATGTGAGTTCTGTGGAGAGCAGAGGTCCATGGTCTATTGCCGATCTGATGCTGCATGCTTGTGCTTATCATGTGATCGGAATGTTCATTCTGCCAATGCCCTTTCGAGGCGCCATTCAAGAACGCTGTTATGTGAGAGGTGTAATTCACAACCTGCTGTTGTTAGATGTGCAGAAGAGAGGGTCTCACTTTGTCAGAATTGTGATTGGATCGGTCATGGGGCCTCTACCTCTGCATCAACACATAAGAGACAAACATTAAACTGTTATTCTGGTTGTCCCTCAGCAgcagagctttcttcaatctgGTCTTTCGTGCTAGACTTCCCCTCTGCAGGTGAATCCACATGTGAGAAGGGAATGGGGTTGATGAGCATAGCAGAGGATGGTGAAAACGCAGCTTGCATTCCGCCAAAAGATAGTAGTAGCCAAGATGTATCTGTTTGTGCTGATGTTGAGGCTGGGAAGGCAAATGTATGGGTTGGGTCATCTTCATTGCCAGAGCGGAGATCAGTGTCTCAGAACATGGGTCAGCAGGCTGCATCTGCAAGCATGGCGACTCCTAAG GTGTGCATCCCGATTACAAAAAGTCCTGGGCTTTTTGAAGATGATAGGTTCTTTGAGGATTTCAACATGGATGAAGTGGATTTGGATCTTGAAAATTATGAAGAACTTTTTGGTGTTGCCCTAACTAACTCAGAATTGCTGTTTGAGAATGGTGGGATTGAGAGCTTATTTGGGACAAAGGAAATGTCTGCTGCTGATTCCAACTGTCAGGGTCCAGCAGTTGCCGAG GGATCATCTTCTGGATATGCCATACAGCCTGCATGCAGTGTTGCCTCGGCTGAGTCTATGATGAGCTCTAAAACCGAGCCTATTATTTGTTTTTCGACAAGACAACCCCATTCCAATCTCTCATTCTCTGGTCTTATTGGAGAGAATAGTGCTGGTGATTATCAAGATTGTGGAGCTTCCTCAATGCTTCTTATGGGAGAGCCTCCGTGGTGTGCCCCTGGCCCTGAAAATTCATTCACATCAGCGAGCAGGAGCAATGCTGTGATGCGttacaaggaaaagaagaagacacgCAA GTTTGAGAAGAAGGTGAGATATGCCTCTCGTAAAGCAAGAGCTGATGTGCGAAGGCGAGTGAAGGGCCGCTTTGTCAAGGCTGGCGATGTTTATGACTATGACCCATTGAGCCAAACCAGGAGCTACTGA
- the LOC115739126 gene encoding ribulose-1,5 bisphosphate carboxylase/oxygenase large subunit N-methyltransferase, chloroplastic, translated as MAEAASTIFQTSLVPAFSPLNSKAYKPRPRFAPCPSPSRTTVVCSVSATNSSAAAAKASEAQRIPWGCEVDSLENASALQRWLSDSGLPPQKMSIQRVDVGERGLVALKNIRKGEKLLFVPPSLVITSESEWSCAEAGEILKRNSVPDWPLLATHLISEASLMGSSRWSNYIAALPRQPYSLLYWTRAELDRYLEASQIRQRAIERITNVIGTYNDLRSRIFSKHPELFPEEVYNLETFKWSFGILFSRLVRLPSMDGRVALVPWADMLNHSCEVETFLDYDSATKGVVFTTDRPYQPGEQVFISYGRKSNGELLLSYGFVPKEGTNPSDSVEVLLSLKKSDKSYSKKLEALRKHGLSATQCFPVQITGWPVELMAYAYLAVSPPSMSNQFEELAAAASNKTTTKKDMRFPEIEEQALQYILDSCESSISKYSKFLQESGSMDLDVTSPKQLNRRLFLKQLAVDLCTSERRILFRAQYILRRRLRDLRSGELRALNLFDGLRKLFK; from the exons ATGGCAGAAGCTGCTTCGACGATCTTCCAGACTTCACTCGTCCCAGCCTTCTCTCCACTCAACAGCAAGGCCTACAAACCTCGCCCTCGCTTCGCGCCCTGCCCCTCGCCCTCGAGGACGACAGTGGTTTGCTCGGTGTCCGCGACTaactcctccgccgccgccgccaaggCGTCGGAAGCGCAGCGGATCCCATGGGGATGCGAGGTCGACTCTCTGGAGAACGCGTCGGCGCTGCAGAGGTGGCTGTCGGACTCCGGTCTGCCGCCGCAGAAGATGTCGATTCAGCGAGTCGACGTTGGGGAGAGAGGGCTCGTCGCGTTGAAGAATATAAGGAAGGGCGAGAAGTTGCTGTTCGTGCCTCCTTCGCTCGTGATCACCTCAGAGTCG GAGTGGAGCTGTGCAGAGGCTGGTGAAATTTTAAAGAGAAATTCGGTGCCAGATTGGCCGTTGCTTGCTACACACTTGATTAGTGAAGCAAGTTTGATGGGTTCTTCTAGGTGGAGCAATTATATCGCGGCCCTCCCCAGACAGCCCTATTCACTTTTATACTG GACGCGTGCAGAGCTGGATAGATACTTAGAAGCATCACAAATCAGACAACGAGCAATTGAAAGGATTACTAATGTCATTGGAAC ATATAATGACTTAAGGTCCAGGATATTTTCCAAGCATCCTGAATTATTTCCTGAAGAG GTATATAATTTGGAGACATTCAAATGGTCATTTGGCATTCTTTTCTCCCGCTTG GTCCGTCTACCCTCGATGGATGGAAGGGTTGCATTAGTTCCATGGGCAGATATGTTGAATCACAGTTGTGAG GTTGAAACTTTTCTGGACTATGATAGTGCAACAAAGGGAGTTGTCTTCACAACTGACCGGCCCTATCAACCAGGCGAGCAG GTTTTCATATCATATGGCAGGAAGTCTAATGGAGAACTCCTACTGTCTTATGGGTTTGTTCCTAAAGAGGGCACAAACCCAAGTGATTCAGTAGAGGTATTACTGTCACTCAAGAAATCCGACAAAAGTTACAGCAAAAAGCTAGAAGCTCTAAGGAAGCATGGCTTATCCGC CACCCAGTGTTTTCCCGTACAAATAACTGGCTGGCCTGTAGAGTTAATGGCATATGCCTATCTAGCTGTTAGCCCTCCCAGCATGAGCAATCAATTTGAAGAG TTGGCAGCTGCCGCTTCAAAtaagacaacaacaaaaaaggacATGAGATTCCCTGAAATAGAGGAACAAGCATTGCAATACATACTAGACAGCTGTGAATCGAGTATATCTAAGTACTCCAAATTCTTGCAG GAGAGTGGGTCAATGGATTTGGATGTGACTTCTCCGAAACAACTCAATCGAAGATTGTTTCTAAAACAGTTAGCTGTAGACTTATGCACTAGCGAGAGAAGGATACTTTTCCGAGCTCAATAT ATTCTGAGAAGAAGGTTGAGAGATCTAAGGAGCGGCGAACTGCGAGCTTTGAATTTATTTGATGGGTTGAGAAAGCTCTTTAAATGA